The genomic region CCCAATTAAGATTTTTTGTTGTATTGAAATATTAATTACCTGGAATCCAACTATTAATCATCCCCGTCACGGATGATCATAGCATTATTGCCACCTGAATCTTTTTGTTGGACGATGAAGTTCCCGTTCTGGTTCCCCTTCATCATCGTGTACTTCCCCGGTAAAGCTGTCATCTGATACTAATGATGCCACAGCTGCCCCTTCTATGTTTTCAAAATCAGAAATGCTAGCATTGCCATCCCTATATCTTTCTTGTGCCAAGTATTTCACCACTTACATGATCACCATCATTCTCTTGCATATTAGCCAGGTGGACCCCGAAACTTTTTAGGAGCAACCCGTCATAGTGACGACGATACATAACTCGAACCACACGATCCACCAACTCTAGCTCCTTGAAAGCAATACATATCAGACACACTAATACATGATCATGAGCGGATGGCTCTGTTGCTTTTGCTTCAAAATGGCAGTGCTTACTGAAATACCGTTTTTTATCAATCACAACCGTCACAAAATAATAGTCGTCAAAATGATCTTCTGTAATTTCAAAAACAACACAGACAACCAATCCTATTTTCTCAACCTTCAGATTCCTAGGGATTCTTATCAAAATTTCACACATATTTTCATGACCGGGAAGCACACTTGCATCCACCTCACCGCTATCAAACCACTTTGGAACTTCAATTTCCAGGAGACTTGGAAGCATAAGATTCCAGGACAAGACATGCTGATCTAAGCCGGCCTGCACCATCTGCAAGATGCATATGGTTGTGTTAACTGTTAGTAGCCAAAATTTTACAAAAAACATAAATAATTATATTTGTGCATGTGGGGAGAGAGAGAGAGAGAGAGAGAGAGAGAGAGAGAGAGAGAGAGAGAGNNNNNNNNNNNNNNNNNNNNGAGAGAGAGAGAGATTGAAAACCTGATAAGGTAATGCTTTTGCCATCTTCGACACCAAGTCTATGCCAAGATTATCCATCAATCTATTGCAATTAGACAATTTCATAAAGTGAAGAAGTCCCGGAGTGTCTTTCTGTTCCAGTATGTCTGACAATTTCGAAAATCTTTCCAACAATACGCAATCATCCAGCTCTATATGTACTAAATTTGGAGGAAGTTCAGAAATGTCTCGAAGCCTCTTGCAACCACCCAAATCAAGAACTTGCAGATTGAGAAATTTGCCGATGCATGCCGGAAGACTATCGAAACTGCTTCCTGATAGATTAAGCCTCCCTAATGTGGACTTGCAATCCAGATTTGTTAGAAAATCAGACACCACTGATAATTCGCATCCTTCAAAACTAATATCCCGTAGCCGGGGAAACAATAGTGAACCAGGATGATCATGCCCCTTGTTTGAATCAGTTGGAAGCATCAGAAGAAGAGATTCTGAACTTGAGGAAACCAAACCGCTTGCCCTACTTGGAAATGTAACCAGTTTTGGGCACCAAGAGAGGTCTAGGCCTTCTAGATGTTGCAGCCCTCCATAGACACTGTGTGACACATTTGTAAGGTTTGCACATCCTCTTAGTGTTAAACTTACGAGGCCAATGAGATTTCCAATTGATGAAGGCAATTCCTTAAGGAGAGTTTTAGACAGGTGCAATTTTCTTAAAGAAGTGAGATTCGCAATTGATGGGGGCAATTCCTTAAGGAGAGTGTTAGACAGGTGCAATTCTCTTAAAGAAGTGAGATTCCCAATTGATGGGGGCAATTCCTTAAGGAGAGTTTTAGACAGGTGCAATTCTCCTAAGGAAGTGAGACACCCGATTGATGAAGGCAGTTCTTTGATGAGAGTTTCAGACAGGTCCAGTTCTCTTAAAGAAGTGAGATTAGCAAATGATGGGGGCAATTCCTTAAGGAGAGTTTTAGACAGGTGCAATTTTCTTAAAGAACTGAGATTCCCAATTGATGGGGGCAATTCTTTAAGGAGAGTTCCAGACAGCTCCAGTATTGTCAAAGAAGTAAGACATCCAATCGATGAAGGCAATTCTTTAAGGAGAGTTCCAGACAGCCGCAGTAGTGTCAAAGAAGTAAGATTTCCAATTGTTGAAGGCAGTTGTTTGATCGGAGTATTATGCAAATACAAAAATTCCAAGGAAGTGCAACATCCAATCCAGGAGTGCAGTTCTTTTATGCCACTGTAACTTAAGTTCAACGTTTTAATGGACTCAATCTCGTGCACAATGTTTATGAAATTCTCAAGTCTTCCACAACCAAAAAGCTGAAGATCCCTCATGGATTTCCAACTAACTTTCACTGGAAAAGTCTCAAGCCTAAAGCAGCGCCCAAGACTCAAATAATTAAGTCTATCGAGGAATCCAACAGAAGGATGCACTTCAACTAAATTTATGCAGGCAAGTAGATTCAAACTTTGTAAGTTTGGGATTCCTGATAAGTCTGACACTTTTGTTAAGTATTCACAAAAGCTTAGATTTATTGATGTCAGATTTATCAAACGCTGCGAGACAGAGATGAAAGCTTGATAAACAAATAATAAAGCTAGAGATCGATAAACATGTATGTGCATCCAAAAGAACATACCTTGTATCCATCTCCCAATACTGTGATGCGACTCCAAGGCATATGGATTACAGAAAGCTCTCTTGGAATGGTATGGGATGACAAAACTTGTAGGGGACAGTCAGGCCAATCAATTACCCTTGAGCTATTTGGCAGACCATCAACAACTCCAGAATAGCGTCCCGCTCGGCATATGATAAGTTTAAGATTTTTCATGCTGGAGAAAGAAGTAGCACATAAACATATCACATCTGAATCCTGGGGTAGCTCCACCTTGATGCCTCTAACGCTGTTTGTTCCCTGGTACGAAAATGCAATAGTATTAACACACCAAACTCTTCCTAGGGTTTATGAATTTAACAAAAAATACTTGAAGATGAGGTAAATTAAGATAAGTACTTACAATATTATCTACTAGAACACGGTAAACATCTTCATGAAACCACAACCTGCTACGATTTCCAGGGTCATCGGGTGATTGTTCGTGAACTATATCTCTACCCATTTCTTCTATCAAGTCATGCATCCAAATGCGATCATTCTTATCAATGCTAATGAGGGCCTTTTGTATGAGCACGTTAATAAGATGTTCTTCGCTGCCACATGCTTTAATAATCTTTATCACGTGTTCTCTATATTC from Fragaria vesca subsp. vesca linkage group LG3, FraVesHawaii_1.0, whole genome shotgun sequence harbors:
- the LOC101296554 gene encoding protein lap4-like, producing MRDLQLFGCGRLENFINIVHEIESIKTLNLSYSGIKELHSWIGCCTSLEFLYLHNTPIKQLPSTIGNLTSLTLLRLSGTLLKELPSSIGCLTSLTILELSGTLLKELPPSIGNLSSLRKLHLSKTLLKELPPSFANLTSLRELDLSETLIKELPSSIGCLTSLGELHLSKTLLKELPPSIGNLTSLRELHLSNTLLKELPPSIANLTSLRKLHLSKTLLKELPSSIGNLIGLVSLTLRGCANLTNVSHSVYGGLQHLEGLDLSWCPKLVTFPSRASGLVSSSSESLLLMLPTDSNKGHDHPGSLLFPRLRDISFEGCELSVVSDFLTNLDCKSTLGRLNLSGSSFDSLPACIGKFLNLQVLDLGGCKRLRDISELPPNLVHIELDDCVLLERFSKLSDILEQKDTPGLLHFMKLSNCNRLMDNLGIDLVSKMAKALPYQMVQAGLDQHVLSWNLMLPSLLEIEVPKWFDSGEVDASVLPGHENMCEILIRIPRNLKVEKIGLVVCVVFEITEDHFDDYYFVTVVIDKKRYFSKHCHFEAKATEPSAHDHVLVCLICIAFKELELVDRVVRVMYRRHYDGLLLKSFGVHLANMQENDGDHVSGEILGTRKI